In the Leifsonia sp. 466MF genome, one interval contains:
- the gatA gene encoding Asp-tRNA(Asn)/Glu-tRNA(Gln) amidotransferase subunit GatA: MTDLIRLSASALAEKLAAGEVSSVEAVRAHLDRIESVDADVHAFLHVAGEKAIRTAAEIDGRRAAGDPLGPLAGVPIAIKDVLATEDMPSTSGSKILEGWIPPYDATVVRRLREADLVPLGKTNMDEFAMGSSTEHSAYGPTRNPWDLERIPGGSGGGSAAAVSAFEAPLALGSDTGGSIRQPAAVTGSVGVKPTYGGVSRYGAIALASSLDQVGPVSRSVLDAGLLHDVIAGHDPLDSTSLADTWPSMADAARAGHRDGALKGVRVGVIREIAGDGFQSGVKQRFDEALALLESAGAEIVEVSAPSFEYAVSAYYLILPAEASSNLARFDSVRFGLRVNPADPPVTVERVMAATRDAGFGPEVKRRIILGTYALSAGYYDAYYGSAQKVRTLIQRDFSAAFEKVDVLVSPSAPTTAFKLGEKIDDPMAMYLNDITTIPANLAGVPGMGLPIGLAPEDGLPVGMQLMAPARADARLYTFGAALEQLLEQKWGGTLLSQAPDLSATEMFASEEGAV, from the coding sequence ATGACCGACCTGATCAGGCTCTCCGCCTCCGCCCTCGCCGAGAAGCTCGCCGCGGGCGAGGTCTCCTCCGTCGAGGCCGTCCGCGCCCACCTCGACCGCATCGAGTCCGTCGACGCGGACGTGCACGCGTTCCTGCACGTCGCCGGCGAGAAGGCGATCCGCACGGCTGCCGAGATCGACGGCCGCCGCGCGGCGGGCGACCCGCTCGGCCCGCTCGCCGGTGTGCCGATCGCGATCAAGGACGTCCTGGCGACGGAGGACATGCCGTCGACCTCCGGCTCGAAGATCCTCGAGGGCTGGATCCCGCCCTACGACGCCACCGTCGTCCGGCGGCTGCGTGAGGCCGACCTCGTGCCGCTCGGCAAGACGAACATGGACGAGTTCGCCATGGGCTCCTCGACGGAGCACTCGGCGTACGGCCCGACCCGCAACCCGTGGGACCTGGAGCGCATCCCCGGTGGATCGGGTGGAGGCTCGGCCGCGGCCGTCTCCGCCTTCGAGGCCCCGCTCGCGCTCGGCTCCGACACCGGCGGCTCGATCCGCCAGCCCGCCGCGGTGACCGGCTCGGTCGGCGTGAAGCCGACGTACGGCGGCGTCAGCCGATACGGCGCGATCGCCCTGGCGAGCTCGCTCGATCAGGTAGGCCCCGTGTCCCGCAGCGTGCTCGACGCCGGCCTACTGCACGACGTGATCGCCGGTCACGACCCGCTCGACTCCACCTCGCTGGCCGACACCTGGCCGTCGATGGCCGATGCCGCCCGCGCCGGACACCGGGACGGGGCGCTGAAGGGCGTCCGTGTCGGCGTCATCCGCGAGATCGCCGGCGACGGTTTCCAGTCGGGCGTCAAGCAGCGCTTCGACGAGGCGCTCGCTCTGCTCGAGTCCGCCGGGGCCGAGATCGTCGAGGTCAGCGCTCCGAGCTTCGAGTACGCGGTCTCGGCGTACTACCTGATCCTCCCGGCGGAGGCCTCGAGCAACCTGGCGCGCTTCGACTCGGTGCGCTTCGGTCTGCGCGTCAACCCGGCCGACCCGCCGGTGACCGTCGAGCGCGTGATGGCGGCGACCCGCGACGCCGGCTTCGGCCCGGAGGTCAAGCGGCGCATCATCCTGGGCACCTACGCCCTGAGCGCCGGCTACTACGACGCCTACTACGGCAGTGCGCAGAAGGTGCGCACGCTCATCCAGCGCGACTTCTCCGCCGCGTTCGAGAAGGTGGATGTGCTGGTCAGCCCGAGCGCGCCGACCACCGCCTTCAAGCTGGGCGAGAAGATCGACGACCCGATGGCGATGTACCTGAACGACATCACCACCATCCCGGCGAACCTCGCCGGCGTTCCGGGCATGGGCCTGCCGATCGGCCTCGCACCGGAGGACGGGCTGCCGGTCGGCATGCAGCTGATGGCGCCCGCCCGTGCGGATGCCCGCCTCTACACGTTCGGGGCGGCGCTCGAGCAGCTGCTCGAGCAGAAGTGGGGCGGCACACTGCTCAGCCAGGCGCCGGATCTGAGCGCCACCGAGATGTTCGCGAGCGAAGAGGGAGCCGTCTGA
- the gatC gene encoding Asp-tRNA(Asn)/Glu-tRNA(Gln) amidotransferase subunit GatC: protein MSETSASEISAEQVAHLANLARIDLSPEELESLTKELGQIVESVAKVQEVAGPDVPATSHPLPLTNVFRKDEVRPSLTVEQALSGAPEREGDRFKVPTILDEE from the coding sequence TTGTCTGAAACCAGCGCAAGCGAGATCAGCGCAGAGCAGGTCGCGCACCTGGCGAACCTCGCCAGGATCGACCTCAGCCCGGAAGAGCTCGAGAGCCTCACGAAGGAGCTCGGCCAAATCGTCGAGTCCGTCGCGAAGGTCCAGGAGGTGGCCGGGCCCGACGTCCCGGCGACCAGCCACCCGCTCCCGCTCACCAATGTGTTCCGGAAGGACGAGGTCCGGCCGTCGCTGACCGTTGAGCAGGCGCTGTCCGGTGCTCCCGAGCGCGAGGGCGACCGCTTCAAGGTGCCCACCATCCTGGACGAGGAGTAG
- a CDS encoding alkaline phosphatase family protein, with product MRPDDDPSPTQRGSSRRAFLKGAGLVAAGAVAGGAAGGAAGASLGAAAGRTSPTADESGEEYPPLPPRGDGPGFDHLVVLMYENRSFDNLLGHLYDDETLPKGKRFEGLAFGDYSNPDPAGGPDIPAHIYQGTTDFVMRQPSPDPGEVYPHVNTQLYDIVDPPSNADARLREMQPPYNAPPPGARPAMRGFVRDYMGVLRKDTGREPAVDDYRRVMGGFSPDMLPVFSTLARQFAVYDDWHCAVPSQTFCNRSFFNASTSHGYVDNGGAEGLRKWFDPKNDAPTIFNRLEEAGRSWRVYFDDRQLISLTGFIHAPALEPYWKTHFRTMSQFYADAAEGTLPDYAFVEPRLLYDHNDMHPPGGPMTGEDVAGEVVVGGAISDVRAGDLLLHKVYSAIRSARSAKGSNALNTLLLVTFDEHGGTYDHVPPGPATPPDDSGPGENGFGFDRLGVRVPAIAISAYTARNTIIHEEMHHSAVVATLCKKFGMRHLTERDRGARTIDNAINRTTPRQPGTWPDTHPQYLPANPESDAPAPEDEDRPLSPPGIGLVGLLMARYGAPGAAVPRTYKEAYQAVNGLGRGLFGAP from the coding sequence ATGCGACCGGACGACGACCCTTCCCCCACACAGCGGGGATCGAGCCGCCGCGCCTTCCTGAAGGGCGCCGGCCTGGTGGCCGCCGGTGCGGTCGCGGGCGGCGCGGCCGGCGGTGCGGCGGGCGCGAGTCTCGGCGCGGCAGCGGGCCGCACCTCTCCGACCGCGGACGAGTCGGGCGAGGAGTACCCGCCGCTTCCTCCGCGCGGCGACGGGCCGGGGTTCGACCACCTGGTCGTGCTGATGTACGAGAACCGCTCCTTCGACAACCTGCTCGGCCATCTCTACGACGACGAGACCCTGCCGAAGGGCAAGCGGTTCGAGGGGCTGGCGTTCGGCGACTACAGCAACCCGGACCCGGCGGGCGGGCCCGACATCCCCGCGCACATCTACCAGGGCACCACCGACTTCGTGATGCGCCAGCCGTCGCCCGACCCCGGCGAGGTCTACCCGCACGTCAACACGCAGCTCTACGACATCGTCGACCCGCCGTCGAACGCCGATGCGCGCCTGCGCGAGATGCAGCCGCCCTACAACGCACCGCCTCCGGGAGCGCGCCCGGCCATGCGCGGCTTCGTGCGCGATTACATGGGCGTGCTCCGCAAGGACACCGGCCGCGAACCGGCGGTGGACGACTACCGTCGCGTGATGGGCGGTTTCTCGCCCGACATGCTCCCGGTCTTCTCGACCCTGGCGCGCCAATTCGCGGTCTACGACGACTGGCACTGCGCCGTGCCCTCGCAGACGTTCTGCAACCGGTCGTTCTTCAACGCGTCCACCTCGCACGGGTACGTCGACAACGGCGGCGCCGAGGGGCTGCGCAAGTGGTTCGACCCGAAGAACGACGCGCCGACCATCTTCAACCGGCTGGAGGAGGCGGGGCGGAGCTGGCGGGTCTACTTCGACGACCGGCAGCTGATCTCCCTGACCGGATTCATCCACGCCCCCGCACTGGAGCCCTACTGGAAGACGCACTTCCGCACGATGTCGCAGTTCTACGCGGATGCGGCCGAGGGAACCCTGCCGGACTACGCCTTCGTCGAACCGCGGCTGCTCTACGACCACAACGACATGCATCCCCCGGGCGGCCCGATGACGGGGGAGGACGTGGCCGGCGAGGTCGTCGTCGGAGGCGCGATCTCCGACGTGCGCGCAGGCGACCTGTTGCTGCACAAGGTCTATTCGGCCATCCGCTCCGCGCGCAGCGCGAAGGGTTCCAACGCGCTCAACACCCTGCTGCTGGTGACGTTCGACGAGCACGGCGGCACCTACGACCACGTCCCGCCGGGTCCGGCGACTCCGCCGGACGACAGCGGCCCGGGCGAGAACGGCTTCGGCTTCGACCGTCTCGGCGTGCGTGTGCCCGCCATCGCGATCTCGGCGTACACGGCGCGCAACACGATCATCCACGAGGAGATGCACCACTCGGCGGTCGTCGCGACACTGTGCAAGAAGTTCGGGATGAGGCACCTCACCGAGCGCGACCGCGGCGCCAGGACGATCGACAACGCGATCAACCGCACGACCCCGCGGCAGCCGGGCACCTGGCCGGACACGCATCCCCAGTACCTCCCGGCGAACCCGGAGTCCGACGCACCGGCGCCGGAGGACGAGGACCGTCCGCTCAGCCCGCCGGGCATCGGCCTCGTCGGTCTGCTGATGGCACGCTACGGCGCGCCGGGCGCGGCGGTGCCGCGGACCTACAAGGAGGCGTACCAAGCGGTCAACGGGCTGGGGCGCGGGCTGTTCGGCGCGCCCTAG
- a CDS encoding alpha/beta hydrolase, producing the protein MLPADTPTAPISAVSYASVPALNTSASGPVSDVPAGPAARSASTAFLGAIASVDASALPSFLDANRAKLDALLLDAPAAVDVSRLWNLIDPDKQKALIEAAPHVIGNLEGVPYDVRGRANTVDLKQTMASITKTLKTEHGRAERVALQRQLDTLHNVSTALSKHDGVKRTLVTLDPSADAKAAIVVGDIRTAKYVSVLVPGMYMSVGEQIESWAKVAQEQYDLQTGFLRRVLGPRGNGGAPGVAVVAWIGYQTPVLTNIGGTALAEQGADSLERTLEGIRALRGADQPYLSVFAHSYGSTAALMALERHTVTVDALALMGSPGSAAQSVAGLAVSNGNVFVGEAPMDPIVNSAFFGSDPGSPGYGAKPMGVGGAVDPLTHASLAGSTGHNEYFTAGTECMRNLSMIGIDRGDLVISGTTSGASDPKAVAASSR; encoded by the coding sequence GTGCTGCCCGCAGACACCCCGACGGCACCCATCTCGGCGGTCTCGTACGCGTCCGTCCCGGCCCTGAACACCTCCGCTTCCGGCCCCGTCTCCGACGTCCCCGCCGGCCCTGCGGCCCGCTCCGCGTCGACCGCATTCCTCGGCGCCATCGCCAGCGTGGACGCCTCGGCTCTGCCGTCCTTCCTGGACGCCAACCGCGCGAAGCTCGACGCGCTCCTCCTCGACGCCCCGGCGGCGGTGGATGTGAGCCGCCTCTGGAACCTGATCGACCCCGACAAGCAGAAGGCGCTGATCGAGGCCGCACCGCACGTCATCGGCAACCTCGAGGGCGTCCCGTACGACGTCCGGGGTCGCGCGAACACCGTCGACCTCAAGCAGACGATGGCGAGCATCACCAAGACTCTCAAGACGGAGCACGGGCGCGCGGAGCGTGTGGCCCTGCAGCGCCAGCTCGACACCCTGCACAACGTCTCGACCGCGCTCTCGAAGCACGACGGGGTCAAGCGGACGTTGGTGACCCTCGACCCGTCGGCCGACGCGAAGGCCGCGATCGTCGTCGGCGATATCCGCACGGCGAAGTACGTGAGCGTGCTGGTGCCCGGCATGTACATGTCCGTCGGCGAGCAGATCGAGTCGTGGGCGAAGGTCGCCCAGGAGCAGTACGACCTGCAGACCGGGTTCCTGCGCCGCGTCCTCGGTCCGCGCGGCAACGGGGGAGCGCCGGGCGTCGCCGTCGTCGCGTGGATCGGCTACCAGACGCCCGTGCTCACCAACATCGGCGGGACCGCCTTGGCGGAGCAGGGCGCCGACAGCCTGGAGCGCACGCTCGAGGGCATCCGGGCGCTCCGCGGCGCCGACCAGCCGTACCTGAGCGTCTTCGCCCACTCCTACGGCTCCACGGCCGCCCTGATGGCGCTCGAACGGCACACCGTCACGGTGGATGCGCTGGCGCTGATGGGATCGCCGGGGAGTGCCGCGCAGTCGGTCGCCGGACTCGCGGTGAGCAACGGGAACGTCTTCGTCGGCGAGGCCCCGATGGATCCGATCGTCAACAGCGCCTTCTTCGGCAGTGACCCCGGCTCGCCGGGGTACGGCGCGAAGCCGATGGGGGTGGGCGGCGCCGTCGACCCGCTGACGCATGCGTCGCTGGCCGGGTCGACCGGTCACAACGAGTACTTCACCGCGGGGACCGAGTGCATGCGCAACCTGTCCATGATCGGCATCGACCGCGGCGACCTGGTGATCAGCGGGACGACGTCGGGCGCCTCGGACCCGAAGGCCGTCGCGGCCTCCTCGCGCTGA
- the ligA gene encoding NAD-dependent DNA ligase LigA gives MAIETTTDDQLAEARAEAQQLTTRILELRDAYYERDTVLVSDEEYDRMMRRLEELERLHPELQSQDSPTQTVGGRAQTTLFAPVQHAERMLSLDNVFSLEEFEAWAAKVERDAGRRVDYLCELKIDGLAINLRYENGVLVTAATRGDGVVGEDVTENIRWIPAIPARLATDDPPALVEVRGEVFFPVAEFEELNAHQQEAGERVFANARNAASGSLRQKAEGKNPAQLELMRNRLRRLHMLVHGIGAWNNPPVDAQSKVYDLLKGWGLPTSTHYRVVDELKKVDEFIEYYGQHRGAVEHEIDGIVIKVDELALHDELGATSRAPRWAIAYKYPPEQVNTKLLDIVVSVGRTGRATPFAVMEKVRVAGSEVRQATLHNQEVVKAKGVLIGDTVVLRKAGDVIPEVLGPVVELRDGTEREFVMPENCPECGTRLAPAKEGDIDLRCPNAEFCPAQVRCRVEHIGSRGALDIEALGEVAAAALTQPRFPAEPPLPTEAGLFGLTLADLFPIEVVVRDSETGLPKLTDAGEEKVDTPFRRRRQKKDGEFDPAAEEFFGDELYVPSKNAVELLANLAAAREKPLWRILVALNIRHVGPVAARALANHFGSLDAIRSASRDELAAVDGVGGIIADAVLAWFEVDWHREIVEKWAADGVQFTTPGHPGPGRVDDAGGVLAGLTIVATGSLEGFTREGAQEAIIAAGGKAASSVSKKTDFVAAGPGAGSKLAKAEELGVRIIDAAQFKTLVEEGPAALDL, from the coding sequence GTGGCGATCGAGACGACGACCGACGACCAGCTCGCGGAAGCGCGAGCCGAGGCGCAGCAGCTGACGACACGCATCCTGGAACTCCGGGACGCGTACTACGAGCGCGACACGGTGCTCGTCAGCGACGAGGAGTACGACCGCATGATGCGGCGGCTCGAAGAGCTGGAGCGGCTGCATCCGGAGCTCCAGTCGCAGGACAGCCCGACGCAGACGGTCGGCGGCCGCGCCCAGACGACCCTGTTCGCGCCGGTGCAGCATGCCGAGCGGATGCTGAGCCTCGACAACGTCTTCTCGTTGGAGGAGTTCGAGGCGTGGGCTGCGAAGGTCGAGCGTGACGCCGGCCGGCGCGTCGACTACCTGTGCGAGCTCAAGATCGACGGCCTGGCGATCAACCTGCGTTACGAGAACGGCGTGCTCGTCACGGCGGCCACCCGCGGCGACGGCGTGGTCGGCGAGGACGTGACTGAGAACATCCGTTGGATCCCGGCGATCCCGGCTCGACTCGCCACCGACGACCCCCCGGCGCTCGTGGAGGTGCGTGGCGAGGTCTTCTTCCCGGTGGCCGAGTTCGAGGAGCTCAACGCGCACCAGCAGGAAGCGGGCGAGCGCGTGTTCGCCAACGCCCGCAACGCGGCGAGCGGTTCGCTCCGGCAGAAGGCCGAGGGCAAGAACCCCGCGCAGCTGGAACTCATGCGCAACCGCCTGCGCCGCCTCCACATGCTCGTCCACGGCATCGGCGCCTGGAACAACCCGCCCGTCGATGCGCAGTCGAAGGTCTACGACCTGCTGAAGGGATGGGGCCTCCCGACCTCAACGCACTACCGGGTCGTCGACGAGCTGAAGAAGGTCGATGAGTTCATCGAGTACTACGGCCAGCACCGCGGCGCGGTCGAGCACGAGATCGACGGCATCGTCATCAAGGTGGATGAGCTGGCGCTGCACGACGAGCTGGGCGCCACCAGCCGTGCGCCTCGCTGGGCCATCGCGTACAAGTACCCGCCGGAGCAGGTGAACACCAAGCTGCTCGACATCGTCGTCAGCGTCGGTCGCACCGGCCGGGCGACGCCCTTCGCCGTCATGGAGAAGGTGCGCGTCGCCGGGTCCGAGGTGCGCCAGGCCACCCTGCACAACCAGGAGGTCGTCAAGGCGAAGGGCGTCCTCATCGGCGACACCGTCGTGCTGCGCAAGGCGGGGGATGTGATCCCCGAGGTCCTCGGCCCGGTGGTCGAGCTGCGCGACGGCACGGAGCGCGAGTTCGTCATGCCCGAGAACTGCCCCGAGTGCGGCACGCGTCTCGCGCCCGCCAAGGAGGGCGACATCGACCTGCGCTGCCCCAACGCCGAGTTCTGCCCGGCGCAGGTGCGCTGCCGTGTCGAGCACATCGGCTCGCGCGGCGCCCTCGACATCGAGGCGCTCGGGGAGGTCGCGGCCGCCGCACTGACCCAGCCGCGCTTCCCCGCGGAGCCGCCGCTCCCGACGGAGGCCGGGCTGTTCGGGCTGACCCTCGCCGACCTGTTCCCGATCGAGGTCGTGGTGCGGGATTCGGAGACCGGGCTGCCGAAACTGACCGACGCGGGGGAGGAGAAGGTAGACACTCCGTTCCGCCGTCGCCGCCAGAAGAAGGACGGCGAGTTCGACCCGGCCGCGGAGGAGTTCTTCGGCGACGAACTGTACGTCCCGTCCAAGAACGCGGTCGAGCTGCTCGCCAACCTCGCTGCGGCCCGCGAGAAGCCGCTCTGGCGCATCCTGGTCGCCCTGAACATCCGCCACGTCGGCCCGGTGGCGGCCCGCGCGCTCGCGAACCACTTCGGATCGCTCGACGCGATCCGGTCCGCCTCGCGCGATGAGCTGGCCGCGGTGGATGGCGTCGGCGGCATCATCGCGGACGCCGTCCTCGCCTGGTTCGAGGTCGACTGGCACCGCGAGATCGTGGAGAAATGGGCCGCGGACGGCGTGCAGTTCACCACGCCGGGGCACCCCGGTCCTGGCCGAGTGGATGACGCGGGCGGCGTGCTCGCGGGCCTCACGATCGTGGCGACCGGGTCGCTCGAGGGCTTCACCCGGGAGGGTGCCCAGGAGGCGATCATCGCCGCGGGAGGCAAGGCGGCATCCAGTGTCTCGAAGAAGACGGATTTCGTCGCTGCGGGGCCGGGTGCGGGGTCGAAACTCGCCAAGGCGGAGGAGCTCGGCGTGCGCATCATCGACGCCGCCCAATTCAAGACGCTGGTCGAAGAAGGGCCCGCAGCACTCGATTTGTGA
- the mnmA gene encoding tRNA 2-thiouridine(34) synthase MnmA — protein sequence MKVLAAMSGGVDSAVAAARAVEAGHDVVGVHLALSRMPGTLRTGSRGCCTIEDSMDAQRAANIIGIPYYVWDFSERFKLDVVDDFIAEYSAGRTPNPCMRCNERIKFAALLEKALDLGFDAVCTGHYAAIVTDEDGNRELHRASAWAKDQSYVLGVLTAEQLAHAMFPLGATPSKAEVRAEAAARGLSVANKPDSHDICFIPDGDTRGWLAERVGTATGDIVDREGNRLGTHEGAHAYTVGQRKGLNVGYPSPDGRPRFVLEVRPKENTVVVGPREALDIAEIAGSRFTWAGMPPADPSTPFACEVQIRAHADPVPAVASVTGGELLIRPDVPLNGVAPGQTAVVYVGTRVLGQTTIDRTVSAVPA from the coding sequence GTGAAAGTTCTGGCGGCGATGAGCGGTGGTGTCGACTCCGCAGTGGCGGCGGCGCGGGCCGTCGAAGCGGGGCATGACGTGGTCGGAGTGCACCTGGCGCTGAGCCGGATGCCCGGGACGCTGCGCACCGGGAGCCGCGGCTGCTGCACGATCGAGGACTCGATGGATGCGCAGCGCGCCGCGAACATCATCGGCATCCCGTACTACGTCTGGGACTTCTCCGAGCGCTTCAAGCTCGACGTGGTCGACGACTTCATCGCGGAGTACTCGGCGGGCCGGACGCCCAACCCGTGCATGCGCTGCAACGAGCGCATCAAGTTCGCGGCGCTCCTCGAGAAGGCGCTCGACCTCGGCTTCGACGCGGTCTGCACCGGCCATTACGCGGCCATCGTCACCGACGAGGACGGCAACCGCGAGCTGCACCGAGCGAGCGCGTGGGCGAAGGACCAGTCGTACGTGCTCGGCGTGCTGACCGCCGAGCAGTTGGCGCACGCGATGTTCCCCCTCGGCGCGACTCCGTCGAAGGCGGAGGTGCGGGCGGAGGCCGCCGCGCGCGGCCTGAGCGTCGCGAACAAGCCGGACTCGCACGACATCTGCTTCATCCCCGACGGCGACACCCGCGGCTGGCTGGCCGAGCGCGTCGGCACCGCGACGGGCGACATCGTCGACCGTGAGGGCAACCGGCTCGGCACGCACGAGGGTGCGCACGCCTACACGGTCGGTCAGCGGAAGGGCCTCAACGTCGGCTACCCGTCTCCGGACGGCCGCCCGCGGTTCGTCCTGGAGGTGCGGCCGAAGGAGAACACGGTCGTCGTCGGCCCGCGCGAGGCGCTCGACATCGCCGAGATCGCCGGCTCTCGCTTCACCTGGGCCGGGATGCCGCCAGCGGACCCGTCCACGCCGTTCGCCTGCGAGGTGCAGATCCGCGCGCACGCCGACCCGGTGCCCGCCGTCGCGTCCGTCACCGGCGGCGAGCTCCTCATCCGCCCGGATGTGCCCCTGAACGGCGTCGCCCCCGGCCAGACCGCCGTCGTCTACGTCGGCACCCGCGTCCTCGGCCAGACCACGATCGACCGCACCGTCTCCGCCGTCCCCGCCTGA
- a CDS encoding cysteine desulfurase family protein, with amino-acid sequence MPVYLDHAATTPMRPEAIAAYTEAMGVVGNPSSIHSQGQQARRMLEEARETVAATLGADPIEVVFTSGGTEAINLAIKGMFWARNDGARRPRILVPGGEHHATVDTVEWLERAEGAQISWLPLDGDGRILVPERIAGDDAALLTFLAVNNEVGTIQPVSALAAAARSAGVPVHVDAVAAYGHLAIDFAGLGVDALSVSAHKIGGPVGIGALVLSRASTVVPLIHGGGQQRQVRSGTQDVAAAVSFATAARLAEAEREAETARLSALRDRLITGVRAAVPEAVLSGPDPVSGERVTSNAHFTFPGAQGDSLLFLLDLAGVSVSTGSACQAGIPEPSHVLLAMGRDETEARSALRFTLGRGSTDADVDALLAALPGAYAQASRAGLAERAPRLGR; translated from the coding sequence GTGCCGGTCTACCTCGACCACGCCGCCACCACGCCGATGCGCCCGGAGGCGATCGCCGCCTACACCGAGGCCATGGGCGTCGTCGGCAACCCGTCGAGCATCCACAGTCAGGGGCAGCAGGCCAGGCGGATGCTGGAGGAGGCCCGCGAGACCGTCGCTGCCACCCTCGGCGCCGACCCGATCGAGGTGGTGTTCACCTCCGGCGGCACGGAGGCGATCAACCTCGCGATCAAGGGCATGTTCTGGGCACGCAACGACGGGGCGCGCCGGCCGCGCATCCTGGTCCCCGGAGGGGAGCACCACGCCACGGTCGACACCGTCGAGTGGCTGGAGCGCGCCGAGGGAGCCCAGATCTCGTGGCTGCCCCTCGACGGTGACGGCCGCATCCTCGTGCCGGAGCGGATCGCGGGAGACGACGCGGCTCTGCTGACCTTCCTCGCGGTCAACAACGAGGTCGGCACCATCCAGCCCGTCTCGGCGCTCGCAGCGGCCGCGCGGTCGGCGGGCGTCCCGGTGCATGTGGATGCGGTGGCCGCGTACGGGCACCTGGCCATCGACTTCGCCGGGCTGGGCGTGGATGCGCTCAGCGTCTCGGCGCACAAGATCGGCGGACCGGTGGGGATCGGGGCGCTCGTGCTGAGCCGCGCATCCACCGTCGTCCCCCTGATCCACGGAGGAGGTCAGCAGCGGCAGGTGCGCAGCGGGACGCAGGACGTCGCCGCGGCCGTGTCGTTCGCAACCGCCGCCCGGCTGGCGGAGGCAGAGCGCGAGGCGGAGACGGCGCGGCTCTCCGCGCTGCGCGACCGTCTGATCACGGGTGTGCGCGCGGCGGTGCCGGAGGCGGTGCTCAGCGGGCCGGATCCGGTGTCGGGGGAGCGGGTCACCTCGAATGCGCACTTCACCTTCCCCGGGGCGCAGGGCGACTCGCTGCTGTTCCTGCTCGATCTGGCGGGTGTGTCCGTGTCGACCGGTTCGGCGTGCCAGGCGGGCATCCCGGAGCCGTCGCACGTGCTGCTCGCGATGGGACGCGACGAGACGGAGGCGCGCAGCGCCCTGCGGTTCACGCTGGGGCGCGGGTCGACGGACGCCGACGTGGATGCGCTGCTCGCGGCCCTCCCGGGCGCGTACGCGCAGGCATCGCGCGCGGGACTCGCGGAGCGGGCGCCGCGCCTCGGCCGCTAG